In the Kaistella sp. 97-N-M2 genome, one interval contains:
- a CDS encoding class I SAM-dependent methyltransferase, with the protein MKIKDHFLTQETFQLEETSTKGVFKTTPLPENLDKYYDSADYISHHQDSGSLKEKLYKFLQGFNLKYKKNILCRYVKTQSKVLDYGCGAGEFLKFIENDFTAVGFEPNDAARNAAANKLLKSTIVRDITQIENKSLAAITLWHVFEHIENQEDILKIFYSKLKDNGLLIIAVPNPTSFDAEYYKEFWAAYDVPRHIYHFSKNGMENLMNNQNWKIKKIKPLLLDSFYISMLSEKYRKSRLFWLKGLLFGAISNFKASKTGEFSSLIYIIEKK; encoded by the coding sequence ATGAAAATTAAAGATCATTTTCTTACCCAGGAAACTTTTCAACTCGAAGAAACGTCCACGAAAGGAGTTTTCAAGACGACGCCATTACCGGAAAATCTGGACAAATATTACGACAGTGCAGACTATATTTCGCACCATCAGGATTCGGGAAGTCTTAAAGAAAAACTATATAAATTTCTCCAGGGATTCAACCTGAAGTATAAAAAGAATATTCTTTGTCGTTATGTAAAAACTCAGTCAAAAGTTCTGGATTATGGCTGCGGTGCGGGTGAATTTCTTAAATTTATAGAAAATGACTTTACTGCGGTAGGCTTCGAACCGAACGACGCTGCGAGAAATGCCGCTGCTAACAAACTGCTTAAATCAACTATAGTAAGAGACATTACCCAGATCGAAAACAAAAGTCTAGCGGCCATAACCTTGTGGCATGTTTTTGAACACATTGAAAATCAGGAAGATATATTAAAAATATTTTATTCCAAACTGAAAGACAACGGTTTACTGATTATAGCCGTGCCCAATCCCACTTCTTTTGATGCAGAATATTACAAAGAGTTTTGGGCTGCCTACGATGTTCCGCGACATATCTATCACTTCTCCAAAAACGGCATGGAAAATTTGATGAACAACCAAAATTGGAAAATCAAAAAAATTAAGCCCCTCCTACTCGATTCCTTTTATATTTCCATGCTCAGCGAAAAATATAGGAAATCACGCTTATTTTGGTTAAAAGGTCTGCTTTTTGGTGCGATTTCTAATTTTAAGGCTTCAAAAACAGGCGAATTTTCCAGTTTGATATACATTATCGAAAAAAAATAG
- the mnmG gene encoding tRNA uridine-5-carboxymethylaminomethyl(34) synthesis enzyme MnmG has translation MINDIYDVIVVGAGHAGSEAAAAAANLGSKTLLITMNMQTIGQMSCNPAMGGIAKGQIVREIDAMGGYSGIVADKSAIQFKMLNLSKGPAMWSPRTQNDRMLFAEEWRYALENTPNLDFFQDMVKSLIIENHQVVGVITSLGIKIKAKSVVLTNGTFLNGLIHVGEKQLGGGRMGEPKAMGITEQLVSLGFESGRMKTGTPPRVDGRSLDYSKMEEQKGDEKPQKFSYTDTPKLTKQLSCHIVYTNETVHEVLREGFDRSPMFNGTIQSTGPRYCPSIEDKINRFAERNRHQLFVEPEGWRTVEIYVNGFSSSLPEDIQIKAMKHIPGFENVKVFRPGYAIEYDYFPPTQLYHTLETKLISNLYFAGQINGTTGYEEAAGQGLMAGINAHNKVHDKGEFILNRDEAYIGVLIDDLITKGTEEPYRMFTSRAEYRLLLRQDNADIRLTEKAHKLGLASDDRLKNVEEKILKSNELEDFLKATSLKPGVINPILNSIDSSPVDQAYRAAQILTRPNMTLEKLEEITFIKEKTGEFAEDVKEQAEINIKYRGYIEKEKDNVEKLNRLETIKIPTDFDFKVINSLSAEAKQKLDKVRPQSIAQAGRISGVSPADINVLLIYLGR, from the coding sequence ATGATAAACGATATATATGATGTCATCGTTGTAGGTGCGGGACACGCCGGTTCCGAAGCCGCAGCTGCTGCTGCAAATCTTGGGTCGAAAACGCTGCTCATTACTATGAATATGCAAACCATCGGACAAATGTCCTGTAATCCTGCTATGGGCGGTATTGCCAAAGGACAGATTGTACGCGAGATTGATGCGATGGGCGGTTATTCAGGTATTGTCGCCGACAAATCTGCGATTCAATTCAAAATGCTTAATCTTTCTAAAGGTCCTGCAATGTGGTCGCCCCGAACCCAAAATGACAGAATGTTATTTGCTGAAGAATGGCGGTACGCGTTGGAAAACACCCCCAATTTGGATTTCTTTCAGGATATGGTGAAAAGTTTAATCATCGAAAACCATCAGGTTGTTGGTGTTATTACGTCATTAGGCATAAAAATTAAAGCAAAATCAGTGGTTCTTACGAATGGTACCTTTCTTAATGGGCTTATCCACGTCGGCGAAAAACAATTAGGTGGTGGGCGAATGGGCGAACCAAAAGCGATGGGAATCACAGAACAACTTGTTTCCTTAGGTTTCGAGTCCGGACGGATGAAAACAGGTACTCCACCGCGAGTTGACGGAAGAAGTTTGGATTATTCGAAAATGGAGGAGCAGAAAGGAGATGAAAAGCCGCAGAAATTTTCCTATACCGATACACCAAAGCTGACGAAACAACTGAGCTGTCACATCGTTTATACCAACGAAACTGTGCACGAAGTTTTACGGGAAGGATTCGACAGAAGCCCTATGTTCAACGGTACCATTCAAAGTACAGGTCCCAGATACTGTCCCAGTATTGAGGATAAGATCAACCGTTTCGCGGAGCGCAACAGGCATCAGTTATTTGTGGAACCTGAAGGCTGGAGAACCGTCGAAATTTACGTTAATGGTTTCAGTTCCTCGTTACCGGAAGACATTCAGATAAAAGCGATGAAACACATCCCGGGTTTTGAAAACGTAAAAGTTTTCCGCCCCGGCTATGCGATCGAATACGACTACTTCCCTCCTACCCAACTCTATCATACACTGGAAACAAAATTGATCTCAAATCTCTATTTTGCAGGACAAATTAACGGTACAACGGGATACGAGGAAGCCGCCGGTCAGGGACTCATGGCGGGAATAAATGCCCATAATAAAGTCCATGATAAAGGGGAATTTATTTTAAACCGCGACGAAGCCTATATCGGCGTGCTTATTGACGATCTTATTACCAAAGGTACAGAAGAACCTTACAGAATGTTTACCTCCCGTGCGGAATATCGCCTGCTTTTACGCCAGGATAATGCAGACATTCGACTAACCGAAAAAGCCCACAAATTGGGCCTCGCAAGCGACGATCGATTAAAAAATGTAGAGGAAAAAATATTAAAAAGCAACGAGCTGGAAGATTTTCTTAAAGCCACATCCTTGAAACCAGGCGTGATTAATCCCATATTGAACAGCATAGATTCCTCTCCCGTCGACCAGGCTTATCGTGCTGCCCAAATCCTAACCAGACCGAACATGACCTTAGAGAAGTTGGAAGAGATCACCTTCATCAAAGAAAAAACGGGTGAATTTGCAGAAGATGTGAAGGAACAGGCGGAAATTAACATCAAATATCGTGGCTATATTGAAAAAGAAAAGGATAATGTCGAGAAATTAAACCGTCTCGAAACCATCAAAATTCCCACCGATTTTGATTTTAAAGTTATAAACTCCTTATCCGCCGAAGCTAAACAGAAACTGGACAAAGTAAGGCCGCAGTCAATTGCCCAGGCAGGCAGAATTAGTGGTGTTTCACCGGCAGACATTAATGTTTTGTTAATCTATTTAGGAAGATAA